Part of the Citrus sinensis cultivar Valencia sweet orange chromosome 2, DVS_A1.0, whole genome shotgun sequence genome, TTCTCTCATTCATTGACATCGAACTTAGGAAAGTTGCTAAATGGGATCTTCAAAGGAGCAAGAATATAATGCTCATTCGGAGCATTTCATAAACGAAATGCTAACTTGGGTGTAATAGTGTGTTTAGCAGATGCCGAACAATGCAAATTAGGATTCCTTATCATATCTGAATTCATTTCCTTATTGTCTACAAGTTGGgaatttgttttcctttttctttatggTTTAGAATAATTGCTACTTGTATAAATAGCCATCTCCCATAGCCTTTGAAGGCAAAtttgagttcaataataatagtatattattcaatttttaaagctCTGTGTGAATTTTTAAGTTTAgttaattcttttattctaCAGAATCAATGAGTTTTAACCTCTATATTCACGGTATTCTATCAAATCAACGTAAATTTAGATCgttcctttatttttatattatcgAGAATCAACAAAACATTAGAAGTTTAGAACATTAAACTTTCACTACATTACAGATGCTTGGAACTTTGGGATCTTGAAGACGATGGAGGATTATTGGATCATTTCCAAAAGTTGAAGATCTCATCATCTTAATTAGGTTATAAAGGATTCAAGATGATAATTTTCCAATTTGACATAAttggttttctttatttacCTAGCAATATTTCTTggatttaaaaattgaatcacTAGTTGTCATTTACAAGCAGATTGGTGGTTAATAGATTGGTAGTTAATCAACATTAGCTGTCAATTAAAATGTGTGAGTATTACCAAACATTTAGTTCATGTATTTCAAAGCTAAGTACAGAAGCATAACAGTTAGAAACTGTGAGGTTGATAAAACTGTGACGTATACATGAATCATCATTATGCTTctaaaacatttttcattctacatttttaatttttattattcataacCTTGTCACTACACTTAAGTTTCCATACACAAGCTAGCGCACTTTGGCGTACACAACTGTACTCACAATCAGGGCCATAGGCCACGATTTTCCATTTCCCAAGCAGATAGCCAATGTTCATGTGTACGGGACTGGCTAGGTGACGACTGTTCATCTGCATGGGCTTTGTGCAAGTTGATATCATCTACATGATTGTTGGGTGGTTTTGGTTGAACGACAGGTGGCCAACAACACCAAAGCTTCCGGTGAACGTTGCggcaaatgaagaaaaataaagcgATTGTTGATGTTGCCACGGTAATGAAAAAGAGACCCTGGAAGCTACGTAGTCCGAGACTGTCAAGGTCTTCATTATTTTCCTTAGCTGAGCAGTTGTAGGGGGAGAGCATAGATTCCTCCAATTCTCGCAATTTACCCTCTTCGGATAATTGAAGAATTGCTTGGGAGAAGTCAGGCAGATAGGGAGAATCTTTCGGAAAAGcctgaaacataaaacatatgaCTATTTGAAGCAATCTGCAATCCTGATCTCctcaacaaataaaataataaaaacttgaTAAAAAAGGAGGATCTTTAGAGAGGTTACTTACAAATCCAAAGCCCCCAACAGAGTACGTTGGTCCTGTAGtgaaatttttacaattttttgctaaaaataatttaacatatgGAGCCTCAAGAAAAGCAGCAGCAATTTCTCCACTCGTAAGAGCTTGACGATAACGATTTTCTGAAAATATTGGCTCAATGTTTTTTGGGTCGAAATGTAAGACGGTGACCAGATACTGCAACACAAAGGAGTTTCCATCACACCCCACTTTCTCCCCATTCCGCTTTAATGTCTCAACATCAGGTATCGGAATAAGTCGTCGATGGGCAAGTAAAGATGTTAGACTAGCGGTATAACTGGAGGTTATAATTAATGCCACGAATAGCCACACTATCATTGTCATCCGCGACAAATTGCTATGCAATTTTGCTCCTACGTATAAATacagaaaagaagaaagttaTCTTCCGCAAACACATGCGCAAACTCATGGATTGATTAAATTGGAGTGAAATGGTCCATACAAATAGTACCATGTTGTGAGAACAAAGTTGTGAAGGATAATGAAATCACTGAGCCAACTTGGTTCAATTTAGTGCCACGGGTGAATTCAGGATGGTGTTTCCTTTCAATTAACCACACAACAAAGCCGTTATACAAAACAATGGCTCCTGTTGCGGCCCACATCCAAGTGCTGAATGGTTTCTTGAACAGCCAAGCTCCCTCTGCAATCCTAGGCTTGACATATACAACCATCTGGACACCTGGCTCCGCATAGGGTTGTGAAAATACAGCAAATTTGCTGCGATTAGCTATTATAGCTGTGTCTCCTACTACTGCGTTAAATTTCTACGAGAAGGCAGGTTACTAAGTCAACCATcatgctaaaaaaaaagagaatcaaAGAGAAAGAATTATCTCATCTGGATACATATGTAGTCAAGAAATCAGTACCTTTTCAGCGAGTTGCTCGACCAGAGAATTATAGCTGccttcaaataaatgaaaatcaaaccGCGGAAACGGGTCTGATAATTCCTGAACTGCAGCATTGAATACCTGAATGGAAAACCCAGTAACATTTATTAGCTTACCATCAGGACCAGATGTCACATTCACAAACTCCGGATGTGAATTCCCTCCAGGAACTGCTATTTTTAGACGTTTTTCTGCCGGAGTTTCAGCTTCTGCCAAGACTCTACGAGCAGCACTCCATCGTTCCCCTGGCCAATCTTCTTGTGTCAGTCATCACCATCTTGCatatatttaatcattttaaggTGTAGAAGTCAACATTTTATAAAGTGCGGAAATGCGGATTGACTTT contains:
- the LOC102618096 gene encoding glutamate receptor 3.3-like, coding for MDKNFSAFHFLSLFLIVLLIISSNGIFSNADDYDEHQRKEFSLGGGSVDDYSRVGKEEKVAMNMAKEHLFARDIGHRPILPVQSSHGDSTQAASSGERWSAARRVLAEAETPAEKRLKIAVPGGNSHPEFVNVTSGPDGSYNSLVEQLAEKKFNAVVGDTAIIANRSKFAVFSQPYAEPGVQMVVYVKPRIAEGAWLFKKPFSTWMWAATGAIVLYNGFVVWLIERKHHPEFTRGTKLNQVGSVISLSFTTLFSQHGAKLHSNLSRMTMIVWLFVALIITSSYTASLTSLLAHRRLIPIPDVETLKRNGEKVGCDGNSFVLQYLVTVLHFDPKNIEPIFSENRYRQALTSGEIAAAFLEAPYVKLFLAKNCKNFTTGPTYSVGGFGFAFPKDSPYLPDFSQAILQLSEEGKLRELEESMLSPYNCSAKENNEDLDSLGLRSFQGLFFITVATSTIALFFFICRNVHRKLWCCWPPVVQPKPPNNHVDDINLHKAHADEQSSPSQSRTHEHWLSAWEMENRGLWP